A region from the Wolbachia endosymbiont (group A) of Rhinocyllus conicus genome encodes:
- a CDS encoding IS5 family transposase has product MPQKMRVSNCHEYNKFLQERGSIFCYINDAIENWYENCPKMQGGNYIYSDKVVILVHIIVSFFRIGLRQTVGFIKGYLQQIGRDLAVISYSQASRRFKKLNIKINDCRIDKNNMEDIEIAMDSTGISIYNNTPGHSKENSTDRKYRGYEQTRKLHVMLNINNKKAIAVKYSNGVYSDHYGACDLLKEVDFQHAIKALYADRACDRHKFYKLCNEYDIKTKIPPINNAAEHPEIDYMSDRNAAIRLIKLYGEDGMKEWKKEVNYGKRSYIEGFFSRLKQIFGFSFRNKSEINREKELLIKCYLLNKFTDIGMAKFEIVT; this is encoded by the coding sequence ATGCCACAAAAAATGAGAGTCAGTAACTGCCATGAATATAACAAATTTCTCCAAGAAAGAGGAAGCATTTTTTGTTATATCAATGACGCCATAGAAAATTGGTACGAGAATTGTCCAAAAATGCAGGGCGGCAACTATATTTATAGTGATAAAGTTGTGATTTTGGTGCATATAATCGTCAGTTTCTTTAGAATTGGTTTAAGACAAACAGTCGGGTTTATAAAAGGGTATTTGCAACAAATAGGAAGAGATTTGGCAGTTATCAGCTATTCACAAGCATCAAGAAGGTTTAAGAAACTTAATATTAAGATAAATGATTGCAGAATTGATAAAAATAATATGGAAGATATCGAAATTGCTATGGACAGTACAGGAATTAGTATATACAACAACACTCCTGGTCACAGCAAGGAAAATAGCACTGACAGAAAATATCGTGGCTATGAGCAAACGAGAAAATTGCACGTAATGTTGAATATAAACAACAAAAAAGCCATAGCTGTAAAATACAGTAACGGTGTCTACTCTGATCACTATGGAGCTTGTGATTTGCTAAAAGAAGTTGATTTTCAGCATGCCATAAAAGCACTATATGCAGATAGAGCATGTGATAGGCACAAGTTTTATAAGTTGTGTAACGAATATGATATAAAGACAAAAATTCCACCAATAAACAATGCGGCAGAACATCCAGAAATAGATTATATGTCTGACAGGAATGCTGCTATTAGGTTAATAAAATTATACGGTGAAGATGGCATGAAAGAATGGAAAAAAGAAGTAAATTATGGGAAAAGATCTTATATTGAAGGGTTTTTCTCAAGATTAAAGCAAATATTCGGATTTAGTTTTAGGAATAAATCTGAGATAAATCGAGAAAAAGAACTGCTAATCAAATGCTATTTGCTTAATAAATTCACTGATATTGGTATGGCTAAATTTGAGATAGTTACATGA
- a CDS encoding recombinase family protein translates to MGFKEDQMVTVSLYARVSSGKQAQENTIASQVAALEKQISTDGYKLLSEYKFIDNGYSGSNLVRPDLEKLRDKVTEGKIDRIYIHSPDRLSRKYAYQMVLLEEFEKAGAETVFLNYEINDNPESQLLLQMQGMIAEYERAKIMERSRRGKIYAANKGCVSVMGGAPYGYRYIDKYMGGGQALFEINEEEANVVRKVFLWIGRERTSIGEVCRRLNTMSIITRTGKKYWDRSVIWGMLKNPAYKGQAAFGKTKVGIKLQHIRPQKHSCEQPKDNYSTYSVEKANWIYVKVPNIVDEDVFDIVQEQLAENRKIARTRERGAKYLLQGLIVCKRCRYAYYGSPVRNKRGEKIDHYAYYRCIGRDSYRFGGNKICDNKHIRTDALETAVWEEVKHLLKNPNRVLEEYRRRLSELKKSSWDQKSDLLEKQENKLKRGIARLIDSYAQEYINQEEFEPRIKAMKQSLKTIEEEKKRIFDQKKLKQELTLVVTNLEDFSSNITSNLDNADWLTKRDIIRTLVKRIEINLEDVNVVFRVKELPNSPGNNREEKKNLQHCWRGNPAAC, encoded by the coding sequence ATGGGATTCAAGGAGGATCAAATGGTAACAGTGAGTTTATATGCAAGAGTTTCTTCGGGGAAACAAGCACAAGAAAATACAATAGCAAGTCAAGTTGCAGCTTTAGAGAAGCAAATTAGTACGGATGGATACAAATTATTAAGTGAGTATAAATTTATTGATAATGGCTACAGTGGATCTAATCTAGTCCGTCCTGATCTAGAAAAGTTACGTGATAAAGTAACAGAAGGTAAAATTGATAGAATTTACATTCATTCACCTGATCGCTTATCTAGAAAATATGCATATCAAATGGTATTACTTGAAGAATTTGAGAAAGCAGGAGCAGAAACGGTTTTCTTAAATTATGAGATTAACGATAATCCAGAATCTCAATTGCTGTTACAAATGCAAGGTATGATAGCAGAATATGAACGAGCGAAAATTATGGAACGAAGTCGTCGCGGAAAGATTTATGCAGCTAATAAAGGTTGTGTAAGCGTAATGGGAGGAGCTCCTTATGGTTATCGTTATATAGATAAATATATGGGAGGAGGACAAGCTTTATTTGAAATAAACGAAGAAGAAGCTAATGTTGTTAGGAAAGTATTTTTGTGGATAGGAAGAGAAAGGACAAGTATTGGGGAAGTGTGTCGTCGGCTAAACACTATGTCTATTATAACACGAACAGGAAAAAAGTACTGGGATAGAAGTGTGATTTGGGGTATGTTAAAAAATCCTGCTTACAAAGGACAAGCGGCTTTTGGTAAAACAAAAGTAGGTATAAAGTTACAACATATCAGACCACAGAAACATTCTTGTGAACAACCGAAAGATAATTACTCTACCTATTCTGTTGAAAAAGCAAATTGGATTTATGTTAAAGTGCCAAATATAGTGGACGAAGATGTATTTGATATAGTTCAAGAACAATTAGCTGAGAATAGAAAAATAGCAAGGACAAGAGAAAGAGGAGCAAAATATTTACTACAAGGTTTAATCGTATGTAAGCGTTGTCGTTATGCATATTACGGAAGTCCTGTAAGAAATAAGCGAGGAGAAAAAATTGATCATTATGCTTATTATCGTTGTATTGGTAGAGATTCTTACCGTTTTGGTGGTAATAAAATTTGTGATAATAAACACATTCGTACAGATGCATTAGAAACAGCCGTTTGGGAAGAGGTTAAGCATTTATTGAAAAATCCAAATAGGGTTTTAGAAGAATACAGGCGTAGACTTTCAGAGCTTAAAAAATCATCATGGGATCAAAAAAGCGATTTACTAGAGAAACAAGAAAATAAATTAAAACGTGGTATTGCTAGACTTATTGATAGTTATGCTCAAGAATATATTAATCAAGAAGAATTTGAACCACGAATTAAAGCAATGAAACAAAGTTTAAAAACAATTGAAGAGGAGAAGAAAAGGATATTCGATCAAAAGAAATTAAAACAGGAATTAACTTTGGTTGTAACCAATTTAGAAGACTTTTCTTCCAATATTACATCAAACCTTGATAACGCAGACTGGCTAACTAAACGTGATATTATTAGAACGTTAGTCAAGAGAATTGAAATTAACCTTGAGGACGTAAATGTGGTATTTCGTGTAAAAGAGCTACCAAACTCTCCTGGAAATAATCGAGAAGAAAAGAAAAATTTGCAACATTGTTGGCGGGGTAATCCCGCTGCTTGTTAG